TGAGTACAAACGCGGAAAGCCGAAATCTGATGACCGTGACCAGGTTCAACTATGCGCGCAGGCCATGTGCCTTGAGGAGATGCTGGGGGCGCAGATCGCGGCGGCTGACCTCTACTACGGCGAGCCCCGGAGGCGGCAGAGGGTGGCGCTCGATGAGCAGCTCCGCCGACGCGTGGAGGAGCTGTCATCTCGCATGCATACCCTGTTTGAGGCGGGAATCACCCCACCAGCGTCCAAGGGCAAGCACTGCGAGCTCTGCTCACTGGCGGACGTGTGCCTTCCGGGCCTTACTCTCTCACCGCACTCCGCGGAGGCATTCGTCCGAAAGCAGGTAAGGGCGTGCCGAGAGGATGACGCCAAATCGAAGAGGCCATAGCGGTCGTCTGGAGGGACGCTGGTGCGGAAGCTGCTGAACACTCTCTACGTTACAAGCCCGGACGCCTATCTCACTCGAGACGGCGACAATGTGATTGTGCGAATCGAGAATGAGGTGAAATTCCGGATGCCAATCCATAATCTCGAGAGCGTGGTGGCATTCGGATATGCCGGGGCA
This window of the Clostridia bacterium genome carries:
- the cas4 gene encoding CRISPR-associated protein Cas4 codes for the protein MTKEGYDEDSLLPLSGIQHIAFCERQWALIHIERQWLDNVRTVEGHFMHERAHDSALYEDDGDHITTRAVPLMSRRLGLYGQADVVEFWPVENGAKEGALLPGHEGLWLPKPVEYKRGKPKSDDRDQVQLCAQAMCLEEMLGAQIAAADLYYGEPRRRQRVALDEQLRRRVEELSSRMHTLFEAGITPPASKGKHCELCSLADVCLPGLTLSPHSAEAFVRKQVRACREDDAKSKRP